The DNA window TCGCCGAGCGATTGATATTATCGACAATGATGCGGTGGGTCGCCTCGGTTGTCCGGGTAACGCCGCATTCGACCTGACGGGTGGTGATGGCATCGGTCATGAAGGAAAAGGGCACGAGGTCCTCATCCGGACCCTGTCGGCCGACGGACTGCCAGTCGATCGTCTTGCCGTCCAACCGGGCAGGCGTCCCGGTTTTCAGCCGCCCCAGCCGGAGCCCCAGCCGCGCCAGCGTGGCGGATAGTCCGACCGACGGAGCTTCGCCGACACGGCCAGCAGGTGTCTTTTCTGAGCCGATATGAATAAGACCGCGCAGGAAGGTGCCGGTTGTCAAGACCACGGCTGGCGCCTTCAGCTGCCGGCCGTCTTTCATGATGACACCAGCGACCCGGCCCGCGAACACGTCGAGATCGAATGCGTCACCCTCGACAATCTCGAGGCCTGGCGTCGCTTCGATTGCGGCCAGCATCGCCAGCCGGTAAAGCTTTCGATCTGCCTGGGTCCGCGGACCCCGCACAGCCGCACCCTTTTTCCGGTTTAACATTCTGAACTGAATGCCGGCCACATCGGCAACGCGGCCCATCAGGCCGTCCATCGCGTCGATCTCGCGCACCAGATGTCCCTTGCCGAGCCCGCCGATCGCCGGATTGCAGGACATGACACCGATCGTATCCCGCCTGTGGGTAACAAGCGCGGTCTTCGCACCGAGCCGGGCAGCCGCGCTGGCCGCCTCGGTGCCTGCATGGCCGCCGCCGATCACGATCACATCATAGGCATTACCGGTCATATCAAACTCCAAAACAGCAGAACTTCACTCGGAACTCCCAGGCGCTCGGCCAAAAGGTTTCACGTGAATCACTTGCCGATGCAAAACTCCGAGAAGATCACGTCTAGCAGTTGCTCGACATCCACCCGCCCGGTAATTCTTCCTAGGTACTCAGCCGCAAGTCGCAGCTGCTCGGTACGCAATTCAAGATCTGCATCAGTCTCCGATATTGCCGCGTCGAGCGCCGCCAAACATTTCGCCAGCGAATCCCTGTGCCGCTGTCGGCTGGGGATGGCTAGAGACAGACCGCCGAAGCGTTCCGCGACGATGCGCCCGATCAGCCGCCGCAACTCCGGCAGACCATCACCGGTCGCCGTCGAAATTTCTAGATCATAGCGACCGGAACCGATCTTGATGAGATCCTTCTTCGTTCCGACAGTAACATGGGGCAAAGCCTGCTCCAAGTTGCCGGGGATCACGGGATTGCTCATGTCGACCAACAACAGCGCGAGATCGGCATCGCGTAGCGCAACGCGAGCGCGCCGTACTCCTTCGATCTCTACGCGGTCGTCCGCCTCTCGCAGACCGGCGGTGTCATAAAGTTTGACCAGATAGCCGTCAATATCGAGATCGACCTGGAGAACATCGCGAGTCGTTCCGGCAATGTCGGTGACGATGGCGACGTCACGCCGGGCAAGAGCGTTCAGCAGGCTCGATTTTCCGGCATTCGGAGCGCCGGCGATCACGACCTTGAAACCGTCCCTGATGATCTCGCCCGCCGAGGCCGCTTTGAGATGATCGCCGATATCATCGCGAAGCCGCTTCATGTCGGTCCAGACCATATCCGAAACCGAGCCTGGAACGTCGTCCTCGTCTGGAAAATCGAGCTCCGCTTCGATCAAGGCGCGCGCCCGGGTCAATCGTTCCGCCC is part of the Rhizobium bangladeshense genome and encodes:
- the mnmE gene encoding tRNA uridine-5-carboxymethylaminomethyl(34) synthesis GTPase MnmE; its protein translation is MAMLNDTIFALSSGAPPSGVSVVRISGRSTRDILVRLVGSVPVDRVASYRTIRNRNNRPVDSGLVLFFPAPHSFTGEDVAELQIHGSKAVLAALFNELGDIPNVRMAIEGEFSRRAFENGKLDLVEVEGLADLISAETEMQRRLAVEQSTGGVSAMYDSWAERLTRARALIEAELDFPDEDDVPGSVSDMVWTDMKRLRDDIGDHLKAASAGEIIRDGFKVVIAGAPNAGKSSLLNALARRDVAIVTDIAGTTRDVLQVDLDIDGYLVKLYDTAGLREADDRVEIEGVRRARVALRDADLALLLVDMSNPVIPGNLEQALPHVTVGTKKDLIKIGSGRYDLEISTATGDGLPELRRLIGRIVAERFGGLSLAIPSRQRHRDSLAKCLAALDAAISETDADLELRTEQLRLAAEYLGRITGRVDVEQLLDVIFSEFCIGK